The Sorangiineae bacterium MSr11954 DNA segment CAGGCCTCGGCGCCCATTCGACAACCATTCTTGTCTCGCATGTCGCGCGCGATCGACGAACATCCCCCGCGCTCGAGGGCGAAGTCACATCGGCATTTCTCGCGTCGGATGAGGGTTCGCCGACGCGGCGATTGAATTAGACTCGTTTCGTGAAAATCGGGGGATGGGGTCGGGCGACGATCGTTGTCGTGGCGGTCATTGGAACGGGCGCCTTTGGATGCTCGATTCTATTCGATGTGGGCGCTCTTTCCGACGGTGGCGGCGCGAGCCCGACGTCCGACGACGGCGGGGGGGATGCGCCGGGTGGCGCGTGCCCGGAGGGAAAGGGGCCCGAGATGATTCGTGTGGGCAACGACGCGGGTGGCGATGCTGCGATCTCGTTCTGCGTCGATACGACCGAGGTCACCATCACGCAATACCGGCGGTTCCTCGAGGAGACGAAGGGCGACGCGGGCAAGCAGCCGCGTGAGTGCGCCTTCAATACGAGCTACGAGCCGCTCACCGAAGACGGAGGGGAACCCCCTAGCGCGCATGCGGATAGCCCGGTCGTCTACGTCGACTGGTGCGATGCGTACATGTATTGCACATGGGCCGGCAAACGCCTTTGCGGGCGCGTCAACGGA contains these protein-coding regions:
- a CDS encoding formylglycine-generating enzyme family protein translates to MAVIGTGAFGCSILFDVGALSDGGGASPTSDDGGGDAPGGACPEGKGPEMIRVGNDAGGDAAISFCVDTTEVTITQYRRFLEETKGDAGKQPRECAFNTSYEPLTEDGGEPPSAHADSPVVYVDWCDAYMYCTWAGKRLCGRVNGGSAYHGAPGDPRESQWTFACSRNGARPYPYGMGFDTSLCNDGNGGDPHLAPVKQFKGCEGGFTGLFDMSGNVAEWEDACKDADQCPTRGGSYYIGRDPDRDVFSCYVSFFSFDFTRQHRGRAVGFRCCGP